From Sphingomonas hengshuiensis, one genomic window encodes:
- a CDS encoding MFS transporter, producing the protein MATISVLAQDPPVTSPAAELPAWRRILIIVILLTGGIKSALAFTTVVPALQLIAQEYSGTGDSVLSAQFVVTLAPIGMALAGLLAGAIVSSSNLRGMMFGSLAVCTMAGLLQLVPMNYYALLASRFVLGFSAVLADVAMTSILAAQFGGAFRSKLIGYRQAISSIGTVSTMLLAGWLAQTYGWRAPGIMFLLPGVMLAAAIFAFNKPITLERQAAAAGERFSIWQLWPLLLLSLVMSIGHTMPSFQMPFLLRENGITSAVLVSRVPALSSAISILAAFAFGFVYARLGAWTLVISATLMGIGFIGAGLVPSYELVLLCVVIEGVGAGWTMPFFLNRVLDKASPAQRNYGIGIVQSSLFLGHFLNPILTAPIRLNFGIHGTFVAVGSALVTVAVLIAAWTMATRGGRRGI; encoded by the coding sequence ATGGCCACGATCTCGGTCCTCGCCCAGGATCCGCCGGTTACGTCGCCGGCTGCGGAACTGCCTGCGTGGCGCCGCATCCTGATCATCGTCATCCTGCTGACCGGCGGCATAAAATCGGCGCTGGCCTTCACCACGGTCGTTCCCGCGCTCCAGCTTATCGCGCAGGAATATAGCGGGACCGGCGATTCGGTGCTGAGCGCCCAGTTTGTCGTCACGCTCGCGCCGATCGGCATGGCGTTGGCCGGGCTGCTCGCCGGGGCCATCGTCTCCTCGTCCAATCTGCGCGGCATGATGTTCGGCAGCCTGGCCGTCTGCACGATGGCGGGCCTGCTGCAACTCGTGCCGATGAACTATTACGCACTGCTGGCCAGCCGCTTCGTGCTCGGCTTCAGCGCGGTGCTGGCCGATGTCGCGATGACCAGCATTCTCGCCGCGCAGTTCGGCGGGGCGTTCCGATCCAAGCTGATCGGCTATCGCCAGGCGATTTCGTCGATCGGCACCGTGTCCACCATGCTGCTGGCCGGCTGGCTGGCCCAAACCTATGGCTGGCGCGCGCCGGGCATCATGTTCCTGCTGCCGGGCGTGATGCTCGCGGCGGCGATTTTCGCGTTCAACAAGCCGATCACGCTGGAGCGCCAGGCCGCCGCTGCGGGCGAGCGTTTCTCGATCTGGCAGCTCTGGCCGCTGCTGCTGCTTTCGCTGGTCATGTCGATCGGTCACACCATGCCGTCGTTCCAGATGCCCTTCCTGCTGCGGGAGAATGGCATCACCAGCGCGGTGCTGGTGTCGCGCGTACCCGCGCTCAGTTCGGCGATCTCCATTCTGGCGGCATTCGCCTTCGGCTTCGTCTATGCCCGGCTCGGCGCCTGGACGCTGGTGATTTCCGCCACGCTGATGGGGATCGGCTTCATCGGCGCGGGGCTCGTGCCCAGCTATGAACTGGTGCTGCTCTGCGTGGTGATCGAGGGAGTCGGGGCGGGGTGGACGATGCCGTTCTTCCTCAACCGGGTTCTCGACAAGGCCAGTCCGGCCCAGCGCAATTACGGGATCGGCATCGTCCAGTCGTCGCTGTTCCTGGGCCATTTCCTCAACCCGATCCTGACCGCGCCGATCCGGCTCAACTTCGGCATCCATGGCACGTTCGTCGCGGTCGGCTCTGCGCTGGTGACCGTCGCGGTGTTGATCGCGGCATGGACGATGGCGACGCGCGGGGGGCGGCGCGGGATCTAG
- a CDS encoding amidohydrolase family protein produces MPLGSSRLISADSHFNEPGDLFTKRVAEKFKRRAPRMESFPEGDGWIFEGLDGPRNFGWNACAGLPPEETKAWMRFDDMRKGGWDPAERLKEQDRDGVTAEVMYPTPSIQAAIALVEDEELHLALVRAYNDWVSEYVAYDPARFCGLVFLPNRGGVKVAVDEMNRVLGRPGMRAVMAQAYPTGTTVMTDEHDYLWAAIHERDVSFNIHVALGIYKPSPHKAKLPGYGRFFDAPNRCIEFIFNGVFDRYPNLKVAFAEVDFGWVPYVKEQIDNNYQRLEKVNQFGLERLPSEYIDEHFYFGYMTDSFGLNNLNYMNPERVLWSTDYPHISADYPYSWRTIQASMSGVPGPVKAAILHENAAKLYGFPDVAAKVESRPALAAE; encoded by the coding sequence ATGCCTTTGGGAAGTTCGCGGCTGATCTCTGCCGACAGCCATTTCAACGAGCCGGGTGACCTGTTCACCAAGCGCGTTGCCGAGAAGTTCAAGCGCCGTGCGCCCCGGATGGAGAGCTTTCCGGAAGGCGATGGCTGGATTTTCGAAGGGCTCGACGGTCCGCGCAATTTCGGCTGGAACGCCTGTGCCGGACTACCGCCCGAAGAGACCAAGGCATGGATGCGTTTCGACGATATGCGCAAAGGAGGCTGGGACCCCGCCGAGCGGCTGAAGGAGCAGGATCGCGACGGCGTCACCGCCGAAGTCATGTATCCCACACCGTCGATCCAGGCGGCGATCGCCCTGGTCGAGGATGAGGAGCTCCACCTCGCGCTGGTGCGGGCGTATAATGACTGGGTCTCGGAATATGTCGCTTACGACCCGGCGCGCTTCTGCGGCCTGGTGTTCCTCCCCAATCGCGGCGGCGTGAAGGTCGCGGTCGACGAGATGAACCGCGTGCTCGGCCGCCCCGGCATGCGCGCGGTGATGGCCCAGGCCTATCCGACCGGCACGACGGTGATGACCGACGAGCATGATTATCTGTGGGCGGCGATCCACGAGCGCGACGTCAGCTTCAACATCCACGTCGCGCTCGGCATCTACAAGCCGAGCCCGCACAAGGCGAAGCTCCCCGGCTATGGCCGGTTCTTCGACGCGCCCAACCGCTGCATCGAATTCATCTTCAACGGCGTGTTCGATCGCTATCCGAACCTGAAGGTCGCCTTTGCCGAAGTCGATTTCGGCTGGGTGCCCTATGTGAAGGAGCAGATCGACAACAATTATCAGCGGCTTGAGAAGGTCAACCAGTTCGGCCTTGAGCGGCTGCCGTCCGAATATATCGATGAGCATTTCTATTTCGGCTACATGACCGACAGCTTCGGGCTCAACAACCTCAACTATATGAACCCCGAACGGGTGCTGTGGTCGACCGACTATCCGCACATAAGCGCCGATTATCCCTATAGCTGGCGCACGATCCAGGCGTCGATGTCCGGCGTGCCCGGCCCGGTAAAGGCCGCGATCCTCCACGAGAATGCGGCGAAGCTCTATGGCTTCCCCGATGTCGCGGCCAAGGTGGAGAGCCGCCCGGCGCTCGCCGCCGAGTAA
- a CDS encoding CoA transferase subunit A: MFDKRMTVDAIVDQLCDGMTIAIGGWATRRKPMALVRAIARSNLKDLTVIAYGGPDVGILAACGKLRLLVFAFVSMDQIPIEPHFRAARQAGLEVWEMDEGMLHWGLRAAAMGLPFLPTRVGIGTAIADDPRFKTVTSPYGDGETLIAMPAIKPDVALLHVHRSDEKGNVLTLSPDPFFDELMARAAEQTFVTTEQVVSTAELDLPANARFHLVERALIAGVAEVPFGAHPTSAAPDYHLDLAHLRSYAAAEGEAWDAYRARYIGVDAPSYLAAVGGADAIRAIPAPNY; this comes from the coding sequence ATGTTTGACAAGAGGATGACGGTCGACGCGATCGTCGATCAGCTGTGCGATGGCATGACCATCGCCATTGGCGGCTGGGCGACGCGGCGAAAGCCGATGGCGCTGGTCCGGGCAATTGCCCGCTCCAATCTCAAGGACCTGACGGTGATCGCCTATGGCGGCCCCGATGTCGGCATCCTCGCCGCCTGTGGCAAGCTGCGCCTGCTCGTCTTCGCATTCGTCTCGATGGACCAGATTCCTATCGAGCCGCACTTCAGGGCCGCGCGCCAGGCGGGCCTGGAGGTGTGGGAAATGGACGAGGGGATGCTCCATTGGGGCCTGCGCGCGGCGGCGATGGGGCTGCCGTTCCTGCCGACCCGTGTGGGCATCGGGACCGCGATTGCTGACGACCCGCGGTTCAAGACGGTAACCAGCCCTTACGGCGATGGCGAGACGCTGATCGCGATGCCCGCGATCAAGCCCGACGTCGCGCTGCTCCACGTTCATCGCAGCGACGAGAAGGGCAATGTCCTGACGCTCTCGCCCGATCCGTTCTTCGACGAACTGATGGCGCGCGCTGCCGAACAGACCTTCGTGACGACCGAGCAGGTCGTCTCGACCGCAGAGCTGGATCTGCCGGCCAATGCGCGCTTCCATCTGGTCGAGCGGGCGTTGATCGCGGGCGTCGCGGAGGTGCCCTTCGGCGCTCACCCGACCAGCGCCGCGCCGGACTATCACCTCGATCTCGCCCATCTGCGCAGCTACGCCGCCGCCGAGGGGGAGGCGTGGGACGCCTATCGCGCGCGCTATATCGGCGTGGATGCCCCCTCCTATCTGGCGGCGGTCGGCGGGGCGGATGCGATCCGCGCCATTCCCGCACCGAACTATTGA
- a CDS encoding CoA-transferase subunit beta, whose translation MTDTQATLADLLIAACAEVWRDDPEWLATGITPIPRLGASLAKLSFNPRLMITDAENMFLEEPAPIGPRDASPTAEGWAPYARTFDNLWGGRRHALVAPVQIDRFGQTNISVIGDHAAPKAALLGARGFPGNSISHPNSFFVPQHSRRSLVAGEVDYVCSAGYNPARWPDGRPPHRLELRRIVTNLCVMDFGGPDHAIRLVSLHPGVGVEEVRDNSGFDVVVEGDVPATPVPDAAALAIIRRLDPHGIRASLLKGNPPAVRAT comes from the coding sequence ATGACCGACACCCAAGCCACGCTCGCCGACCTGCTGATCGCCGCCTGCGCCGAAGTGTGGCGCGACGATCCCGAATGGCTGGCGACCGGCATCACCCCGATCCCACGCCTGGGGGCGAGCCTGGCCAAGCTGAGCTTCAACCCGCGGCTGATGATCACCGATGCGGAGAACATGTTCCTGGAGGAACCGGCGCCGATCGGCCCGCGCGATGCCTCGCCGACCGCCGAAGGATGGGCGCCCTATGCCCGCACCTTCGACAATCTGTGGGGCGGGCGGCGGCACGCATTGGTCGCGCCGGTGCAGATCGACCGTTTCGGCCAGACCAACATCAGCGTGATCGGCGATCATGCCGCACCCAAGGCGGCGCTGCTGGGCGCGCGGGGCTTTCCGGGCAACAGCATCTCGCACCCGAACAGCTTCTTCGTACCGCAGCATAGCCGCCGGTCGCTGGTCGCGGGCGAAGTCGATTATGTCTGTTCGGCGGGCTATAATCCGGCGCGCTGGCCCGATGGCCGCCCGCCGCATCGGCTGGAGCTTCGACGGATCGTCACCAATCTGTGCGTGATGGATTTTGGTGGGCCGGATCATGCCATCCGGCTGGTGTCGCTGCATCCCGGCGTCGGCGTCGAGGAGGTGCGCGACAATAGCGGGTTCGATGTGGTCGTGGAGGGCGATGTGCCCGCTACGCCGGTGCCCGACGCGGCGGCGCTGGCGATCATCCGGCGCCTCGATCCCCACGGCATTCGCGCCAGCTTGTTGAAGGGCAACCCGCCCGCCGTTCGCGCCACGTGA
- a CDS encoding enoyl-CoA hydratase — protein sequence MSAGTPGAADIVYETDAPVLYEVRSGVAWVTMSRERYNNAQNSQMTYALDDAFRRAVDDPEVKAIVLAGAGKHFSAGHDIGTPGRDLARSFPRAHLLPDHVGRPGAELLYTREQEVYLGMCRRWRDIPKPTIAMVHGACIAGGLMLAWVCDLIIASDDAFFQDPVSRMMGIPGVEYFAHGFELPPRVAKEFLLLGERMPAERAYGFGMVNKVVSRAELAEATAEIAAKLAAQASLGMWLTKQAIHQVEELRGKRSAMDAVFHMHHFAHAQNDLTTGNALGGVTGKSAAADNKQAEG from the coding sequence ATGAGCGCGGGCACGCCCGGGGCGGCGGACATTGTCTATGAGACCGACGCGCCGGTCCTCTATGAGGTTCGCAGCGGCGTCGCCTGGGTGACCATGTCGCGCGAGCGCTACAACAACGCCCAGAACAGCCAGATGACCTATGCGCTGGACGACGCCTTCCGCCGCGCGGTCGACGATCCGGAGGTCAAGGCGATCGTGCTGGCCGGGGCGGGGAAGCATTTCTCCGCCGGGCACGACATCGGCACGCCGGGTCGCGATCTGGCGCGCAGCTTCCCCCGCGCGCACCTGCTGCCCGACCATGTCGGGCGGCCCGGCGCAGAACTGCTCTATACCCGCGAGCAGGAAGTCTATCTCGGTATGTGCCGCCGCTGGCGCGACATCCCCAAGCCGACGATCGCGATGGTGCATGGCGCCTGCATCGCGGGCGGGCTGATGCTGGCCTGGGTCTGCGATCTGATCATCGCGTCCGATGACGCGTTTTTCCAGGACCCCGTCTCGCGGATGATGGGGATTCCCGGCGTCGAATATTTCGCGCACGGCTTCGAACTGCCGCCGCGCGTGGCGAAGGAATTCCTGCTGCTCGGCGAACGGATGCCCGCCGAGCGCGCCTATGGCTTCGGGATGGTCAACAAGGTGGTCTCCCGCGCCGAACTGGCGGAGGCGACTGCGGAGATAGCGGCCAAGCTGGCGGCGCAAGCGTCGCTCGGCATGTGGCTGACCAAGCAGGCGATCCATCAGGTCGAGGAACTGCGCGGCAAGCGTAGCGCGATGGATGCCGTGTTCCACATGCACCATTTCGCCCATGCCCAGAACGACCTGACCACCGGCAATGCGCTGGGCGGCGTCACCGGCAAAAGCGCTGCCGCCGACAACAAACAGGCGGAGGGATGA
- a CDS encoding NAD(P)H-dependent flavin oxidoreductase, with amino-acid sequence MSDELATPLTAMLGCRLPVIQTAMGWVAEPVLVAATAEAGGFGFLGAAVMTPVEAAAKIAEVRRRTPLRFGVNFHMFQPGAAELVDVILANREQVAAVSFGRGPDGRMIARFRDAGIRCVPTVGAVKHARKMAALGADMLVVQGGEGGGHTGSVATTVLLPQVLDAVDLPVVAAGGFADGRGLAAALAYGAVGIAMGTRFLMTRESPVPAQVKHYYIGARTDDILVTDKVDGIPQRMIRNPALTRVTGGGRIGSWTSALSAGLAMKRATGASWPQLLRMAQGMRRHGGLSLSQALRAAAAPALLQRAVVGGDAEGGLMATGQVAGRIEDLPSVADLLGGIEREARARIAALTAAPPLKRKHA; translated from the coding sequence ATGAGCGACGAGCTCGCCACGCCGCTGACCGCCATGCTGGGGTGCCGCCTGCCGGTGATCCAGACCGCAATGGGCTGGGTCGCCGAGCCGGTGCTGGTCGCGGCGACCGCAGAGGCGGGCGGTTTCGGGTTCCTCGGGGCGGCGGTGATGACTCCGGTCGAGGCGGCGGCGAAGATTGCCGAGGTGCGGCGGCGGACCCCGCTGCGCTTCGGCGTGAACTTCCACATGTTTCAGCCGGGGGCGGCGGAACTGGTCGATGTCATCCTCGCCAATCGCGAACAGGTGGCGGCGGTCAGCTTCGGGCGGGGGCCGGACGGGCGGATGATCGCGCGATTTCGCGACGCCGGCATCCGCTGCGTGCCGACCGTGGGCGCGGTCAAACATGCGCGGAAGATGGCGGCGCTGGGCGCCGACATGCTGGTGGTGCAGGGCGGCGAGGGCGGTGGGCATACCGGATCGGTGGCGACCACGGTGCTGCTGCCGCAGGTGCTCGATGCCGTCGATCTGCCGGTGGTTGCGGCGGGCGGCTTTGCCGACGGGCGCGGGCTCGCGGCGGCGCTGGCCTATGGGGCCGTTGGCATCGCGATGGGCACGCGCTTCCTGATGACGCGCGAGAGCCCGGTGCCGGCGCAGGTGAAGCACTATTATATCGGTGCGCGGACCGATGACATCCTCGTCACCGACAAGGTGGACGGAATCCCGCAGCGGATGATCCGCAACCCCGCGCTCACGCGGGTCACCGGAGGCGGGCGGATCGGTTCGTGGACATCGGCGCTGTCTGCCGGGCTGGCGATGAAGCGCGCCACGGGTGCGTCCTGGCCGCAGTTGTTGCGGATGGCGCAGGGAATGCGCCGCCATGGCGGGCTGAGCCTGTCGCAGGCGCTGCGCGCCGCCGCCGCGCCCGCGTTGCTTCAGCGTGCAGTGGTAGGCGGCGATGCCGAGGGCGGGCTGATGGCGACGGGCCAGGTCGCGGGCCGGATCGAGGACCTCCCCAGCGTCGCGGACTTGCTTGGCGGGATCGAGCGCGAGGCGCGGGCCCGGATCGCCGCGCTCACCGCCGCGCCGCCGCTAAAGAGAAAGCACGCCTGA
- a CDS encoding enoyl-CoA hydratase family protein: MPIRTRVADRIGEIILDHPPVNALDSAGWNAVPGIVTAMGRDPEVRCVLIRGEGRGFCGGVDIKEMQAHPERIVQLNRGNYRSFQAVRACEVPVVSAVHGFIIGSGIGICGASDVVIAAEDAYFSLPEVDRGAMGGASHLMRMFPLQKVRAAFFTGGRIDAAEAYRLGAVEKVVPREHLVEEARAFCAVIASKSRKALTTAKEALNGIEPRDVDHGYRFEQGFTLEMYLHEDSQRARDAFVQTGKTADY, translated from the coding sequence ATGCCGATACGCACCCGCGTCGCCGACCGTATCGGCGAGATCATCCTCGATCATCCGCCGGTCAACGCGCTCGACAGCGCGGGCTGGAACGCGGTGCCCGGGATTGTCACGGCGATGGGTCGCGATCCCGAGGTCCGCTGCGTGCTGATCCGTGGCGAGGGACGCGGCTTTTGCGGCGGGGTCGACATCAAGGAGATGCAGGCCCATCCGGAGCGGATCGTCCAGCTCAATCGCGGCAATTACCGCAGCTTCCAGGCGGTGCGCGCCTGCGAAGTGCCGGTGGTAAGCGCGGTACACGGCTTCATCATCGGATCGGGCATCGGCATTTGCGGCGCCTCCGACGTGGTGATCGCGGCGGAGGATGCCTATTTTTCTCTGCCCGAGGTCGATCGCGGCGCGATGGGCGGGGCCAGCCACCTGATGCGGATGTTCCCGCTGCAAAAGGTTCGGGCGGCGTTCTTCACAGGCGGGCGGATCGACGCCGCCGAGGCCTATCGGCTCGGCGCGGTGGAGAAGGTGGTCCCGCGCGAACACCTCGTCGAGGAGGCGCGGGCGTTCTGCGCGGTGATCGCGTCGAAGAGCCGCAAGGCGCTGACCACCGCAAAGGAAGCGCTCAACGGCATCGAGCCGCGCGACGTCGATCATGGCTATCGCTTCGAACAGGGCTTCACGCTGGAGATGTACCTCCACGAGGACAGCCAGCGTGCCCGCGATGCCTTTGTCCAGACCGGCAAGACGGCGGATTATTGA
- a CDS encoding acyl-CoA dehydrogenase family protein, whose protein sequence is MDLRYSPAEQVFRAEVRQWLAEHVPAAPLPDFDSSVEGFEAHRAWERTLHAGGWGMVTWPVDYGGRGLDLIRWLIFEEEYYRAGAPLRVNQNGIFLLGPTLIEYGTPEQKARFLPAMAAGDEIWAQAWSEPSAGSDLAGVRSTLVRDGDEYVLSGHKIWSSRAVHADWAFGLFRTPGSERHKGLSLVFFPLDAAGVTVKPIARLDGKPVFAELFLDEVRVPAFNRLGAEGQGWSVCMSTAGFERGLMLRSPARFQMAAARLVELHRGRADSVEPEVRARVLQAWMDADAYALSIYSTASRLMAGGAIGPETSTNKIFWSELDLDLHRTALALLGAEAELTGAAPDASADIGDWLDGYVFSLAGPIYAGANEIQRNIIAERMLGLPR, encoded by the coding sequence ATGGACCTGCGCTACAGCCCCGCCGAACAGGTCTTCCGCGCCGAAGTGCGCCAATGGCTCGCCGAGCATGTGCCCGCCGCGCCGCTGCCCGACTTCGACTCCTCAGTCGAAGGGTTCGAGGCGCACCGTGCGTGGGAACGCACGCTCCATGCCGGGGGCTGGGGTATGGTCACCTGGCCGGTCGACTATGGCGGGCGGGGGCTCGACTTGATCCGCTGGCTGATCTTCGAGGAAGAATATTACCGCGCCGGTGCGCCGCTGCGCGTCAACCAGAACGGCATCTTCCTGCTCGGTCCCACCCTGATCGAATATGGAACGCCCGAGCAGAAAGCCCGCTTCCTGCCCGCAATGGCGGCGGGGGACGAGATCTGGGCGCAGGCATGGTCCGAACCGAGCGCCGGCAGCGACCTTGCCGGTGTGCGCTCGACTTTGGTGCGGGATGGCGACGAGTATGTGCTGTCGGGCCACAAGATCTGGTCCTCCCGCGCGGTCCATGCCGATTGGGCGTTCGGGCTGTTCCGCACGCCGGGCAGCGAGCGGCACAAGGGCCTGTCGCTCGTCTTCTTCCCGCTGGACGCGGCGGGGGTGACGGTGAAGCCGATCGCGCGGCTCGACGGCAAGCCGGTGTTCGCCGAGCTGTTCCTCGACGAGGTGCGCGTGCCCGCGTTCAATCGGCTGGGCGCGGAAGGCCAGGGTTGGTCGGTGTGCATGTCGACTGCCGGCTTCGAACGCGGGCTGATGCTGCGCAGCCCGGCGCGCTTCCAGATGGCGGCGGCAAGGCTGGTCGAACTCCATCGCGGTCGCGCCGACAGCGTCGAGCCCGAGGTACGGGCGCGGGTGCTACAGGCGTGGATGGACGCCGACGCCTATGCGCTGTCGATCTATTCCACCGCCAGCCGATTGATGGCGGGCGGCGCGATCGGGCCGGAAACGAGCACCAACAAGATTTTCTGGTCCGAGCTGGATCTCGATCTGCACAGGACCGCGCTGGCGCTTCTCGGTGCCGAGGCCGAGCTGACCGGCGCCGCGCCCGATGCCTCGGCGGATATAGGCGACTGGCTCGACGGCTACGTCTTTTCGCTGGCTGGCCCGATCTATGCGGGCGCGAACGAGATCCAGCGCAACATCATCGCCGAGCGTATGCTCGGACTGCCGAGGTAG
- a CDS encoding acyl-CoA dehydrogenase: MDFRLTDEQQMLADMVAQLLAETCTGADLRRLLESGEPRDAARWEQIVGLGLPGTMAPESAGGSGLGRVEMALIATACGYAVLPEPLVEHAGIAVPLLAAAGVELGAALSGGTIAVGHPINPFVADADAAKSLLLAEGDAVHLVPRDRVTLVRQPSIDPFRRLFRVDWQPSAQTRIGGGALWADALDRGALLAAAQLLGLAQRAVDLSVAYAAERQQFGKPIGAFQAIKHHLANAQVRIEFARPVILAAAAMPPSPLAQARISHAKLAATAAAEAATHAVVQVHGAMGYSWEVDVHFLLKRSLALGQAWGTPGFHRSRVADHVLSAPLGADRTFDTGQIEEIRSEAA, translated from the coding sequence ATGGATTTTCGCCTTACCGATGAGCAGCAGATGCTGGCCGACATGGTCGCCCAGCTTCTGGCCGAGACCTGCACCGGCGCGGATTTGCGGCGGCTGCTGGAAAGCGGCGAACCGCGCGATGCTGCGCGCTGGGAACAGATTGTGGGACTGGGCCTGCCGGGCACGATGGCGCCCGAAAGCGCTGGCGGCAGCGGGCTCGGGCGGGTGGAGATGGCGCTGATCGCCACCGCCTGCGGCTATGCCGTCCTGCCCGAGCCTTTGGTGGAGCACGCCGGGATCGCGGTGCCGCTGCTTGCCGCTGCGGGGGTGGAGCTTGGCGCGGCGCTGTCGGGCGGGACGATCGCGGTTGGCCATCCGATCAACCCCTTCGTCGCCGACGCCGATGCGGCGAAGTCGCTGTTGCTCGCCGAGGGCGACGCCGTGCATCTGGTGCCCCGCGACCGGGTGACGCTGGTGCGGCAGCCAAGCATCGATCCCTTCCGCCGCCTGTTCCGGGTCGATTGGCAACCTTCGGCCCAAACACGGATCGGGGGCGGGGCATTGTGGGCGGATGCGCTGGATCGTGGCGCCTTGCTCGCGGCGGCGCAGCTTCTCGGCCTTGCTCAGCGGGCCGTTGATCTCTCGGTCGCCTATGCGGCCGAGCGGCAGCAATTCGGCAAGCCGATCGGGGCGTTTCAGGCCATCAAGCACCACCTCGCCAACGCGCAGGTCAGGATCGAGTTCGCGCGGCCCGTGATCCTCGCCGCCGCCGCGATGCCGCCCTCGCCGCTGGCGCAGGCGCGGATCAGCCATGCCAAGCTTGCTGCCACCGCCGCTGCCGAGGCCGCAACCCATGCGGTGGTGCAGGTCCATGGCGCGATGGGCTATTCGTGGGAAGTCGACGTGCATTTCCTGCTAAAGCGCAGCCTTGCGCTCGGTCAGGCCTGGGGGACGCCGGGCTTCCACCGCTCCCGCGTCGCCGATCATGTGCTGTCCGCCCCGCTCGGTGCCGACCGCACCTTTGACACCGGCCAGATCGAGGAGATCCGCAGTGAAGCCGCTTGA
- a CDS encoding class I adenylate-forming enzyme family protein, giving the protein MKPLEVARSLRADPEVAARYHAAGWWSERTLSGRVAALAATRPEQTAWITPQGRFSWGAYDRAATRIAALLSAKGLLPGARVAVLLPDGPAVHAALLGIERAGMVAVGIGARAGVAEVAHLLRRTGATIILAHDRMRDGTLPELVEAARAQGAPLEDWLIVPDLMAFRNWSAGETPDHPPFPAGDPDTLFLINSTSGTTGMPKCVMHTQNRWFYFHQLAAEAGRFGADEIFMGAVPAPFGFGLWTSHFSPTILGCPTVVLPKFDAGTALDMIERERVTVLCCVSTQFIMLLNEQAERPRDLSSLRSMFTGGEAVPYRRAAEFEEVTGAAVLQFYGSNETGALSRTTAADTRDRRLNTAGRVIPEMEVRLFDPVSGAEVAGRGQPGCRGPATCLGYWDDDAANAKLFTPDGWMLMGDIVEVDDEAYLRVVGRTSEFIIRGGKNLSAPAIEAEVATHPAVALVAAVPAPDAVFGERVCIYVTPRPHQQVTLEGITAHLHARGVSREWFPEYLVLMDDLPRSSGGKVAKGELTADAKRRWAVPA; this is encoded by the coding sequence GTGAAGCCGCTTGAGGTCGCACGCAGCCTGCGGGCCGACCCGGAGGTCGCCGCGCGCTATCACGCCGCTGGCTGGTGGAGCGAACGCACTTTGTCCGGTCGCGTGGCCGCGCTTGCCGCGACCCGTCCCGAGCAGACCGCCTGGATCACGCCACAGGGCCGCTTCAGCTGGGGCGCCTATGATCGCGCTGCGACCCGCATCGCCGCGCTGCTTTCCGCCAAGGGGCTATTGCCCGGCGCGCGGGTTGCGGTGCTGCTGCCCGATGGACCGGCGGTTCATGCCGCATTGCTGGGGATCGAGCGGGCGGGCATGGTCGCGGTGGGCATCGGCGCGCGCGCAGGCGTGGCGGAGGTCGCGCATCTGCTCAGGCGCACCGGCGCCACGATCATCCTTGCGCACGACAGGATGCGCGATGGTACGCTGCCCGAACTGGTCGAGGCGGCACGCGCGCAGGGCGCGCCGCTGGAGGACTGGCTGATCGTTCCCGACCTGATGGCGTTTCGCAACTGGAGCGCGGGGGAGACGCCGGACCATCCCCCGTTTCCGGCGGGCGATCCCGACACATTGTTTCTGATCAACTCGACTTCGGGCACCACGGGAATGCCCAAATGCGTGATGCACACGCAGAATCGCTGGTTCTATTTCCACCAGCTCGCCGCCGAGGCGGGCCGTTTCGGCGCGGACGAGATCTTCATGGGCGCGGTTCCGGCGCCGTTCGGCTTCGGGCTGTGGACCTCGCATTTCTCGCCGACGATCCTGGGCTGCCCGACCGTGGTGCTGCCCAAATTCGATGCGGGCACCGCATTGGACATGATCGAGCGCGAGCGGGTGACGGTGCTGTGCTGCGTCTCGACTCAGTTCATCATGCTGCTCAACGAACAGGCCGAGCGCCCGCGCGATCTCTCGTCGCTGCGGTCGATGTTCACCGGCGGCGAAGCCGTGCCCTATCGCCGCGCCGCCGAGTTCGAGGAAGTGACCGGCGCGGCGGTGCTGCAATTCTATGGCTCGAACGAAACCGGCGCGCTCAGCCGTACCACCGCCGCCGATACACGCGACCGGCGGCTGAACACGGCGGGGCGCGTCATCCCCGAAATGGAGGTCCGGCTGTTCGACCCCGTCAGCGGCGCCGAGGTCGCGGGCAGGGGACAGCCCGGCTGTCGGGGTCCTGCGACCTGCCTCGGCTATTGGGACGATGACGCGGCGAATGCGAAGCTCTTCACGCCCGATGGCTGGATGCTGATGGGCGACATCGTCGAGGTCGATGACGAAGCCTATCTGCGCGTCGTCGGTCGCACCTCCGAATTCATCATTCGTGGCGGCAAGAACCTCTCGGCGCCGGCGATCGAGGCCGAGGTCGCGACGCACCCGGCGGTGGCGCTGGTCGCGGCGGTCCCGGCGCCCGATGCGGTGTTCGGCGAGCGCGTCTGCATCTATGTCACGCCGCGCCCGCACCAGCAGGTGACGCTCGAAGGCATCACCGCCCATCTCCACGCGCGCGGTGTCTCGCGCGAATGGTTTCCCGAATATCTCGTCCTGATGGACGACCTGCCGCGCTCGTCGGGCGGCAAGGTCGCCAAGGGCGAACTCACTGCGGACGCGAAGAGGCGTTGGGCGGTGCCAGCATGA